CGGAGATCACCGCGCTCCCCAAGGCCTCGGTGCATCGCCTCACCCGCGCCCTGATGGACGCCGGCGCGCTCACCAGCGACGACGCCTGGCGAAAGACCTTCGTCATCGGCGAGCGGATGTGGCGCATTCTCCAGCTCGGCCAGAGCCAGGAGGACGTCACCGCCTTCGCCCAGCTCGTGGTCGACGACCTCGCCGCCGAGCTGCACGAGACGTGCTACATCGTGCGCCTCGGGTTCGATGCGATCACCTCCGTCGCGCGCGCGGTGCCCGACCAGGGGCACAGCATCCACGTCTTTCCGGGGGAGGAGCAACCGGCGCACGCCGCAGCGTCCGCCAAGGCGATCCTCGCCTTCCAGCCGGCGGAGGTGGTCGCGCGCCATCTCGCCGCCCCGCTCGCTCCGCTGACCCGCTTCACCCACACGTCCGCCGAGGCCGTGTGCGCCGAGCTCGAGGAGGTGCGGCGCACGGGCTTCGCCATCTGCATCCGCGAGATCGACGAGAACGTCGGCGCCTACGCGGCGCCGGTGCCGACGACGCGCGGCGGCATCGTCTACTCCATCGGCGTGACGGGACCGATGTCGCGCCTCACCGAGCGCACGCCGGAGGCCTGGGCCGACCTCCTGCGTCCCGCCGCCGCCCGCTTCGCCCGCATGCTGGAGACGAGCGAGGGCGGCTCGCTCGGCGAAGCGCGCCTGCGCCGCCAGCCCCCGCTCGTCGCGGCGGGCTAGAACAGCAGGTTCGGCAGGACGAGGATGATCTGCGGGAAGATCATGCACAGCGCGAGCCCGAGCATCATCAGCAGGATGAACGGAATGACCGACGCGTAGATGTCGGTCATCTTCACCGACGGTGGCGCCACCCCCCTCAGATAGAAGAGGTTGTAGCCGAACGGCGGCGTCAGGAAGCCGATCTCCATGTTGACGATGTAGAGGATGCCGAACCACACCGGGTCGAAGCCCAGCTTGATGATGATGGGAACGAAGATCGGCGCGGTGATCATGATGATGCCGACCGTGTCGAGCAGCATCCCGAGGAACAGCAGGATCACCTGCATGCCGATGAGGATGAACCATCGGTTCACCTCCAGCCCCAGCACCAGCGCCTCGAGGAAGCGGGCCGCACCCATCGCGGTGTAGAAGGTGGAGAGGGCGGTCGCGCCGATGATGATCCAGAAGATCATGCACGAGAGCTTGACCGTCTCGTAGCAGCTGTCGCGCAGCGCCGCGTAGGTGAGGCGCCGCAGCACCGCCGCCGCGAAGATCGCCCCCGCCGCGCCCACCGCCGCCGCCTCGGAGACGCTGGCGATGCCGGTCAGGATCGAGCCCATCACCGCCACCACGAGGAGGAGCGGGATGACGAGGCCCGTCAGGCCCGACAGCTTCTCCTTCCAGGTGTAGCGCCTCAGCTCCATCCCGCCGCTCTCCTCCGGGTTCAGGAGCCCGCGGGTGACGAGGTAGATGCAGAAGAGGAACGCGATGAGCAGCCCCGGCAGCAGGCCGCCGGCGTACATCCGTCCGATCGAGGTGTTGGCGACGATGCCGTAGACGATCATCGTCACCGATGGCGGGATCAGGATGCCGAGCGAGCCGCCGGCCGCCACCGAGCCGAGCGCGACGCCCTTGCCGTAGCCGCGCTGCAGCATCGCCGGCACCGCCAGCATGCCCATGGAGATGGTCGCCG
Above is a genomic segment from Acuticoccus sediminis containing:
- a CDS encoding IclR family transcriptional regulator is translated as MTSAPGPIERYLQILELVAASPRGLNLGEIAEITALPKASVHRLTRALMDAGALTSDDAWRKTFVIGERMWRILQLGQSQEDVTAFAQLVVDDLAAELHETCYIVRLGFDAITSVARAVPDQGHSIHVFPGEEQPAHAAASAKAILAFQPAEVVARHLAAPLAPLTRFTHTSAEAVCAELEEVRRTGFAICIREIDENVGAYAAPVPTTRGGIVYSIGVTGPMSRLTERTPEAWADLLRPAAARFARMLETSEGGSLGEARLRRQPPLVAAG
- a CDS encoding TRAP transporter large permease — translated: MTDPVLTTSILFGGMLVFLGIGVPIAFALGGFSIALIYLFWSPMALSMLPIRAFGTATSFEYVAIPLFIFMAAMLQRAKIADDLFDAMQRFFGGLRGGLAIGTVLVCTIFAAMAGVSGAATISMGMLAVPAMLQRGYGKGVALGSVAAGGSLGILIPPSVTMIVYGIVANTSIGRMYAGGLLPGLLIAFLFCIYLVTRGLLNPEESGGMELRRYTWKEKLSGLTGLVIPLLLVVAVMGSILTGIASVSEAAAVGAAGAIFAAAVLRRLTYAALRDSCYETVKLSCMIFWIIIGATALSTFYTAMGAARFLEALVLGLEVNRWFILIGMQVILLFLGMLLDTVGIIMITAPIFVPIIIKLGFDPVWFGILYIVNMEIGFLTPPFGYNLFYLRGVAPPSVKMTDIYASVIPFILLMMLGLALCMIFPQIILVLPNLLF